ACAAAACCCTTTCTGAAAAAGAACTTCATCACCATATCTCTGGAATTTTATCTGGATTGTATTCCTTGGATGGAAACTCGGATTCTTGTGTATTACAAGAAAGGTTGGAATGTCATTCTTTCTTTCAGGAGATTTCGTTTCGTGGGATTCCTGACATTCGTGTGATTGTGTTTTTGGGTTATCCTGTGATGGCTATGTTAAGGTTACCGACTAAAGAATCGGGGGGGAGGGCAAATCTTCACCAAGGAGCTTTAGGTGTTGGGGTAGACCTGAGAACTGGAACTCTCACTCATGCCGTTTGTAATGATAAAATCATTCACCTACACCCTGACACAAAACAAACATTAAGCGGTAGGGTTCTGCCTCATTGGGAAACGATTTTAGAAATGGCATCTCGGTGTTATGATATGTCTGGTCTTGGGTATTTGGGTGTGGACATTGTGCTCGATGAAACTAGAGGACCACTTCTGCTGGAAATGAATGCAAGGCCTGGACTAGGAATTCAAATTGCGAATCGGATGGGATTACGGGACCGTTTGCGTTTGGTGGAAAAGATTCGTAATTCGGCGGATGGTCCTAAGACCCGAGTCCACCGAATGTTTCAAGAGTTATAAAGAGAAATAACTTTGTCTTAAGCGTTTTGTTTTGCTGTAGAAAATACAGTTCGATTGAGAAAAGCCATAGATCCAAAAAGGATTCCAGAATACACCAGGTCTCCTACAATCGAGTTTTGGAAAAAAGGAATGGCAAGTGTAAAACAAGTCACAAGTCCAGAAAGATCCAAACTGTACATCCCACTTGTTGCCCAAACCGCAAGGTTTGTGAGAACAAAGAAAACCACAGATCCAACCACTGTATAACCAAAGGATTTCGTTAAGGAAGATCTAATTTGTTTTCCAAAAAGGACTGCGAGAATCATAAATCCGTAAATTACAGGGATAAGGTCGTGGAAACCGATGTAAAGGTCAGAAAGGAACATCGCTAAAAGAGGAACAAAAAGAGCAAGTCGTCTGTCTGCCACATAAGCACCCGAAAACAAAGAAACAGCCAAAACTGGCGTAAAATTCGGTGGGTGTGGTAGGATTCTGCTGATGACAGTAGCGATCACCATAAGGATGGCAATAGAAACACGGGATTGGAACATAGGGATAGACTCGTAAAGGGGGGGGCCTTTCGCAAGATAAAATTTCCGTTTGCTTCTCGTGAGGTTTCGGAAAAATACAATCAGTGAACCCTCCTAATTTTGATTCTCCCCTGGAAAACCTACTCGCTCTTACGGCTGATCTACGTAGCCCTGAGGGTTGTCCTTGGGACAAAGAACAGACCCATCATTCTGTCATTCCCCATTTACTCGAAGAAACCTACGAGGTTGTGGATACCATCGAAAGGGGAGACGACAACCACTTACGAGAAGAACTTGGTGACTTACTTTTTCAAATCACGTTCCATAGCCAACTGGCCAAGGAAAGAGGTGCTTTTGATTTTCAAGACGTGGCAAATGATGTATTCCAAAAATTAGTTTTCCGTCACCCTCATGTCTATGGGGATCAGTCGGGAATTGATTCGGGAGATCAGGTTCTGACCCAGTGGGACCAATTGAAACAAAAAGAAAAAGAGAAAAAGGGACAAGGCTCTCTTGACAAAAGTATTCTCGCTGGAATTCCAAAAGCACTCCCCGCCATCCAACGCTCTGAAAAAATTCAAAGTAAAGTTACGAAACAAGGATTTGATTGGCCGACAGTCTCCGGTGTATTTGAAAAATTTCACGAAGAGATCGGGGAACTCAATATAGAATTAAAATCCCAAGGATCACTTGATTCTAAAAAATTACCATATAATGAAAGAGTAGAGGACGAGTTAGGTGATCTATTCTTTTTACTCGTAAATTTATCACGTAAACTTTCTGTGGATCCCGAAACTTGCCTCCGAAGAGCCAATGAAAAATTTGAAACTAGATTTCGTATTGTAGAAGAACTCGTAGAACCAACTGGAAAAACTTTAAAAGACCATTCGCTTGCGGAACTTGATTTGTTTTGGGACGAGGCTAAATTGCGGTTAAGAGATAAAGTTTTAAATTCAATTCAAAAAAATCCTGATGGCAATGTTAAAAATCTATCTGACCAAAGCCAGAATCGGTAAATAAAAGAATATGAATTCTCTTGATTTAAACGATTTACCTTTTTTAAAAGAAGAGTCCCTTCGTGCGTATCGTTGGTTACTTGCCGAATACCCAGAGATTGCCAATCAAAATATTCTATCTGATAAAAACAAGAGTAGTAACGAAGAAAATCAAGAACTACAATCCCCCCAAAAAAAGGATAAAACTTTTGAACAGAAAGGAAAGATAGATGCAGAACTAATAGAATTTCCTATTCGATGGACGATGGAAAAACTGGGACAGAAATTCGAATGGGTGGTATCGGAGATGGGTTCCATTACACTTAGGTTAGGTGGATTAGAAGGGAATCGAAGAAACCCTGCCCCTATTTTTTATTTGAGTTTAAGAAAATCAGAAGAGGAAAAGTTTCACTGGACAGATCCAGAAGGAAATTTAGTTCCTTTTCCAAATCCATCTATTCTAATAGAGATTCAAAATAGAATCCGATTGTATCTGGATTCTATTTAAGATTCTTTTTGTTCGATCCCAACCTTTTTTTCAATGTTTTCAATGCGTTTCAGCCATTTGTTTAAGTTCACAATGTTTTTGATGTTCACTCGATACTTTTGAAATTCAGGGAAGGTAAGACCTAAGTCCCAACCCACATATACATCTTTTGTTTTGGGAGAGGTGCGTAAACTGGATCCGCCGGCAATGATGGTTCCATCAACTAATGTTAAATGGTCACTAATGGCACAAGCTCCACCGATGATGACATGGTTCCCTAGGGTCACACTTCCCGCAAGACCAGATTGGCCTGCGATGATGACATGGTCTCCCACCTTACAGTTGTGGGCAATATGAACCATATTGTCAAATTTACAACCATTCCCAACGGTTGTATCAGTAAGCGCACCGCGGTCGATGGTACAATTACTTCCTACTTCCACATCATCCCCGATGACAACGCGACCTACTTGCGGAATTTTGTTATGTTTTCCTTCTGCAAAAACAAATCCAAATCCATCCCCACCAAAACTGGAATTCCCAAATACAATGAATCTTTTTCCAACAATGGTATCATCAAAGAACACACAGTTTTTCCCAATGCGGGCACCGTCACCGATATGAACACGATCTCCGATTTTCA
This genomic window from Leptospira brenneri contains:
- a CDS encoding alpha-L-glutamate ligase-like protein produces the protein MISLFKKFEGEGILGINRRIGEYILPFNPREYYPLVDDKWKTAELARQFNVPMPHHYGVVDTFGGIRKIRELIQNRPGFVVKPANGGMGNGILVIVRESESESGSIHYHKVDDKTLSEKELHHHISGILSGLYSLDGNSDSCVLQERLECHSFFQEISFRGIPDIRVIVFLGYPVMAMLRLPTKESGGRANLHQGALGVGVDLRTGTLTHAVCNDKIIHLHPDTKQTLSGRVLPHWETILEMASRCYDMSGLGYLGVDIVLDETRGPLLLEMNARPGLGIQIANRMGLRDRLRLVEKIRNSADGPKTRVHRMFQEL
- a CDS encoding DUF6580 family putative transport protein, with the translated sequence MFQSRVSIAILMVIATVISRILPHPPNFTPVLAVSLFSGAYVADRRLALFVPLLAMFLSDLYIGFHDLIPVIYGFMILAVLFGKQIRSSLTKSFGYTVVGSVVFFVLTNLAVWATSGMYSLDLSGLVTCFTLAIPFFQNSIVGDLVYSGILFGSMAFLNRTVFSTAKQNA
- the mazG gene encoding nucleoside triphosphate pyrophosphohydrolase → MNPPNFDSPLENLLALTADLRSPEGCPWDKEQTHHSVIPHLLEETYEVVDTIERGDDNHLREELGDLLFQITFHSQLAKERGAFDFQDVANDVFQKLVFRHPHVYGDQSGIDSGDQVLTQWDQLKQKEKEKKGQGSLDKSILAGIPKALPAIQRSEKIQSKVTKQGFDWPTVSGVFEKFHEEIGELNIELKSQGSLDSKKLPYNERVEDELGDLFFLLVNLSRKLSVDPETCLRRANEKFETRFRIVEELVEPTGKTLKDHSLAELDLFWDEAKLRLRDKVLNSIQKNPDGNVKNLSDQSQNR
- a CDS encoding LIC_13241 domain-containing protein, whose translation is MNSLDLNDLPFLKEESLRAYRWLLAEYPEIANQNILSDKNKSSNEENQELQSPQKKDKTFEQKGKIDAELIEFPIRWTMEKLGQKFEWVVSEMGSITLRLGGLEGNRRNPAPIFYLSLRKSEEEKFHWTDPEGNLVPFPNPSILIEIQNRIRLYLDSI
- the lpxD gene encoding UDP-3-O-(3-hydroxymyristoyl)glucosamine N-acyltransferase, which translates into the protein MNQLNLSTLQSLLPEAKFQNTESIVSVSFTGLTSLSLANTNEISFVASKTFVNDAKASKASLLIVSSDVVDSLTDKALIIVPKVELTTAKIIRHFFPEKKPTGTHSSHVVIDPTAKIGSNTDIGHFVTIGKNSVIGNDCIIEDGVKIGDRVHIGDGARIGKNCVFFDDTIVGKRFIVFGNSSFGGDGFGFVFAEGKHNKIPQVGRVVIGDDVEVGSNCTIDRGALTDTTVGNGCKFDNMVHIAHNCKVGDHVIIAGQSGLAGSVTLGNHVIIGGACAISDHLTLVDGTIIAGGSSLRTSPKTKDVYVGWDLGLTFPEFQKYRVNIKNIVNLNKWLKRIENIEKKVGIEQKES